From Mucilaginibacter rubeus, a single genomic window includes:
- a CDS encoding efflux RND transporter periplasmic adaptor subunit, whose translation MKTKYIIYTALALLVAYLIYNKFFSEGAKKSAAAMASGKGDKKKGGGPVGVNVMIVKDTAVNNIIDITGTIDANEKVSLISQTAGNITGIYFNEGSKVTKGQLLVKVYNQDLEASLQQNQYQVALAKQQESRNRQLLQKEAISQEEYDTSLTALNSLKAAADVIKAQIARTEIRAPFSGIIGLRNVSPGSYLSPSSPIANLVNIDPAKVTFSVPERYLSILGPGSKIRFRTESSMENFTGTVYAIDPSIDASSRTITVRAKAPNPKGILTAGSFAKINLTLDQIPKTILLPTEAVIPDLKSSLVWIYHNGIAVSKPVKTDLRTDTKIQVIEGLQPGDSVVVSGLIQMRPKVPLKILKVIK comes from the coding sequence ATGAAAACGAAATATATTATTTACACGGCGCTGGCCCTGCTGGTTGCCTATTTAATTTACAACAAATTTTTTAGCGAGGGGGCAAAAAAATCGGCCGCGGCTATGGCTTCGGGCAAGGGTGATAAGAAAAAAGGAGGCGGCCCCGTAGGTGTTAACGTCATGATAGTTAAGGATACCGCCGTAAATAATATCATTGATATAACCGGTACTATTGATGCTAATGAAAAAGTGAGCCTGATAAGCCAGACAGCGGGGAATATCACAGGCATATATTTTAATGAAGGTAGTAAAGTAACAAAGGGACAGTTGCTGGTAAAAGTTTACAACCAGGACCTGGAAGCATCCCTGCAACAAAACCAGTACCAGGTAGCATTGGCAAAGCAGCAAGAAAGCCGTAACCGTCAGTTGCTTCAAAAAGAAGCTATAAGCCAGGAAGAATATGATACTTCATTAACCGCATTAAACTCGTTAAAGGCGGCTGCCGATGTAATCAAGGCGCAAATTGCGCGTACCGAGATCCGTGCACCATTTTCAGGTATTATTGGTTTAAGAAATGTGAGCCCGGGCAGTTACCTGTCGCCGTCGTCGCCAATAGCTAATTTGGTTAATATCGATCCGGCTAAAGTAACTTTTTCTGTTCCTGAAAGATACCTTTCTATCCTTGGTCCGGGCAGCAAGATCAGGTTCAGGACAGAAAGCTCGATGGAGAATTTTACAGGTACAGTGTACGCTATCGACCCTTCAATTGATGCCAGCTCACGTACCATTACCGTACGTGCTAAAGCGCCAAACCCTAAGGGAATACTTACAGCAGGCAGCTTTGCCAAAATCAACCTGACATTAGATCAGATTCCAAAAACTATTTTGCTGCCAACAGAGGCGGTTATCCCCGATTTGAAAAGTAGCCTGGTGTGGATTTACCATAACGGCATCGCGGTGTCAAAACCGGTTAAAACAGATCTGCGTACCGATACCAAGATCCAGGTTATTGAAGGTTTACAACCCGGCGATAGCGTGGTAGTATCAGGCTTGATCCAAATGCGACCAAAAGTGCCTTTGAAAATTTTAAAAGTTATTAAATAA
- a CDS encoding M61 family metallopeptidase — MSTTISEAAANAQITYNVSFPEAQAHYADIEMHITGLQQNTLELKMPVWTPGSYLVREFAKNIESLSAETSGKPVAAPKINKNTWQIVTKGISSVTVKYRVYAFELSVRTSFIDASHAFLSTTGIFIYPANMLHSPATIHIKPYKNWDKVSTSLDMVNNDPFTRLSPNFDILFDSPIEVGNQDVFGFDASGVHYEICMYGGGNYDREKLKADIHKIVDQETAVFGENPNKHYVFIVHNRQRNGGGLEHLSSTVLGASRDNYANDKGYQSFLGLVAHEHFHLWNVKRLRPIVLGPFDYDNENYTTNLWIAEGFTEYYQGIIVRRTQLFPVENYFDTLEGEFNILENLPGKDVQTVAESSFDAWIKAYRPNENSNNSTISYYNKGAIIGMMLDLQIINDSKGKYSLDDAMRYMYTQFYKTKKRGYTDAEFKAAFEKFAGKKLDDFYAKYINGLTPVDYSKYLGYAGYKIVDELAGKNDAALGITTATNAAKKIIVTGVQRGTAAYIDGINVNDEITAIDGNPVTDAATMIKDKNPGDKIQVTVTRDGQAIILPVTLLKSNRVKYNIATIDNPTEQQLVVRKKWLSI, encoded by the coding sequence ATGAGTACTACCATCAGCGAGGCAGCCGCCAACGCTCAGATTACCTACAATGTTTCGTTTCCAGAAGCCCAGGCCCATTATGCCGATATCGAAATGCATATTACCGGGCTTCAGCAAAACACCCTTGAACTGAAAATGCCGGTATGGACACCCGGTTCATACCTTGTCCGCGAATTCGCTAAAAACATCGAATCATTAAGTGCCGAAACCAGCGGCAAGCCGGTTGCAGCACCCAAAATCAATAAGAACACCTGGCAAATTGTTACAAAAGGAATTTCATCGGTAACAGTAAAATACCGCGTTTATGCCTTTGAGCTTTCGGTACGCACCAGCTTTATTGATGCGTCACATGCATTCCTTTCAACTACCGGCATCTTTATTTATCCGGCCAACATGCTGCATTCGCCGGCTACCATCCATATTAAGCCTTATAAAAACTGGGATAAGGTTTCCACCAGCTTAGATATGGTAAATAATGATCCTTTTACCCGGTTATCGCCCAATTTCGATATCCTGTTTGATTCGCCTATTGAAGTGGGTAACCAGGATGTTTTTGGCTTTGACGCATCTGGCGTTCATTATGAAATTTGCATGTATGGCGGTGGCAACTACGACAGGGAGAAGCTAAAAGCCGATATCCACAAAATTGTTGACCAGGAAACTGCTGTATTTGGTGAAAACCCTAACAAGCACTATGTATTTATAGTACATAATCGCCAACGCAACGGTGGTGGTTTGGAGCACCTGAGCTCGACTGTTTTAGGCGCTTCGCGCGACAATTACGCTAACGATAAAGGCTACCAAAGCTTTTTAGGCCTGGTTGCGCATGAGCATTTTCATTTGTGGAATGTAAAACGCCTGCGCCCAATTGTTTTAGGTCCGTTTGATTATGATAATGAAAACTATACCACCAACCTGTGGATAGCCGAAGGCTTTACCGAATATTACCAGGGCATTATTGTTCGCCGTACGCAATTGTTCCCTGTCGAAAATTATTTTGACACTTTGGAGGGCGAATTCAACATCCTTGAAAACCTGCCGGGCAAGGATGTACAAACCGTTGCCGAATCAAGCTTCGACGCCTGGATCAAGGCATATCGCCCTAACGAAAACTCAAACAACAGCACCATATCGTACTACAACAAGGGAGCGATTATTGGTATGATGCTGGACCTGCAGATCATTAACGACAGCAAAGGCAAATACTCCTTAGATGATGCGATGAGATATATGTATACCCAGTTTTACAAAACAAAAAAACGCGGTTATACCGATGCAGAGTTTAAAGCCGCCTTTGAAAAATTTGCTGGTAAAAAACTGGATGACTTTTATGCTAAATACATCAATGGCTTAACTCCTGTAGATTATAGCAAATACTTGGGCTATGCGGGTTACAAGATAGTTGATGAACTGGCTGGCAAAAACGATGCGGCCTTAGGAATCACTACAGCCACAAACGCCGCCAAAAAAATTATTGTTACCGGAGTACAACGCGGCACTGCAGCCTATATAGACGGCATTAACGTTAACGACGAAATCACCGCTATTGATGGCAATCCCGTTACCGACGCGGCAACCATGATCAAAGATAAAAACCCGGGAGATAAGATCCAGGTTACTGTAACCCGCGACGGACAAGCCATTATCCTGCCGGTTACCCTGCTGAAAAGCAACCGCGTTAAATACAACATTGCTACAATTGACAACCCAACCGAACAGCAACTGGTTGTAAGGAAAAAGTGGTTGAGTATATAA
- a CDS encoding efflux RND transporter permease subunit has product MSLSSVSIKRPVLATVMSVVIVVFGIIGYKFLGVRDFPSVDPPIISVSTSYSGANADVIESQITEPLEKSINGVPGIRNISSTSSVGQSNITVEFDLDADLETAANDVRDKVSQAQRQLPQDINAPPVVTKADASADQIITLTVSSNTRNINQLDDYAENVLLEGLQTIPGVSTINVQGQRQYAMRLWIDPKKLSALGVTATDIGAALAKENVELPAGKIEGNNTEVTIRALGKLATEKDFNNLIIRADSSRVIRLSDIGYAVLGSANEETIFKESGVPMVGLALVPQPGANYVQIAKDFYARLEQIKKDLPPDISVKVALDNTRFINQSISEVQETLIVAFVLVVIIIYLFFRDWLIAFRPLIDIPVSLIGAFFIMYIFGFSINILTLLGIVLATGLVVDDGIVVTENIYKKVEAGMAIRKAAFEGSAEIFFAVVSTSVTLAAVFLPIVFLQGFTGRLFREFAVVVAGAVLISAFVSLSLTPMLNVKLIRKNQKKSKFYERTEPFFVNMINSYSESLVKFMKRKWVSFVILAASLVIIGILVKVIPSELAPLDDRSLLRYSVTGSEGATYEYMTRYMDKVSNLVADSIPEANVNLEIVSPSFGGGGASNTGFGRVGLVGPEERKRTQQELADWLNGKLRKMPDARAIVVQEQTISGGGSGSKTSLPVQYVIQNQDFEKIRKVLPTFFAEVSKSPVFQGTDVNLKFTKPELRVVTDRERARDLGVSVDDIAQTLQLYYSAGRLDYFLINGKQYQVIAQVDRANRDQPLDLRSIYVRSSKGTLVQLDNVVKTTEGATPPAIYHFNRYKSATLSAGLAPGYTVGDGIKEMDRISKSLLDDTFSTALSGPSRDYAEGSSNILFAFGFALLLIYLVLAAQFESFMDPLIVMLTVPLAISGAFLSLWLFNQTLNIFSEIGIITLVGLVTKNGILIVEFANQRMEQGVAKYEAVVEAATARLRPILMTSLAVVLGAVPIAFALGAGAKSRVSLGIVIMGGMLFSLVLTLYIIPMMYLLLAAKSRKDHDHDPEDLAAEAEIAEAARHPHHHEPKLIENL; this is encoded by the coding sequence ATGAGTTTATCCTCAGTAAGTATTAAACGGCCGGTATTGGCAACAGTAATGTCTGTGGTTATTGTTGTGTTTGGTATTATCGGTTATAAGTTTTTAGGGGTGAGGGATTTCCCTTCGGTAGATCCGCCTATTATTTCGGTATCAACCAGTTATTCTGGTGCCAATGCCGATGTAATTGAATCACAGATAACGGAGCCGCTTGAAAAATCAATCAACGGTGTGCCGGGCATCCGTAATATATCGTCAACCAGTTCTGTTGGTCAGAGTAATATTACGGTTGAGTTTGACCTTGATGCCGACCTGGAAACGGCCGCTAACGACGTGCGCGACAAAGTGAGCCAGGCCCAGCGCCAGCTGCCACAGGATATTAACGCCCCGCCGGTAGTAACTAAAGCGGATGCCAGCGCCGACCAGATCATTACCCTTACCGTAAGCAGTAATACCCGTAACATAAACCAGCTGGATGATTACGCGGAGAACGTGCTGCTGGAAGGTTTGCAAACCATCCCGGGGGTAAGTACCATCAACGTACAGGGACAGCGCCAGTATGCTATGCGCCTTTGGATTGACCCAAAGAAACTTTCGGCGCTTGGGGTTACAGCCACTGATATTGGGGCCGCCCTGGCCAAAGAGAACGTGGAATTGCCTGCCGGTAAAATTGAAGGTAATAATACCGAGGTTACCATCAGGGCATTGGGTAAACTGGCAACCGAAAAAGATTTTAACAACCTCATTATTCGTGCAGATAGCAGCAGGGTGATCAGGCTGAGCGATATTGGTTATGCCGTATTGGGTTCGGCTAATGAGGAAACCATATTTAAAGAGTCGGGCGTACCGATGGTTGGTTTAGCCCTTGTGCCGCAGCCTGGTGCCAATTATGTGCAGATAGCCAAAGATTTTTATGCCCGTTTGGAGCAGATCAAAAAAGATCTTCCGCCAGATATTTCAGTAAAAGTAGCTTTGGATAATACAAGGTTCATTAACCAGTCGATATCTGAAGTGCAGGAAACACTCATCGTGGCGTTTGTGTTGGTGGTAATTATCATTTACCTTTTCTTCCGCGACTGGCTTATCGCTTTCCGTCCGTTGATAGATATCCCGGTATCCCTGATCGGGGCCTTCTTTATCATGTATATCTTCGGTTTCTCCATCAATATATTAACCCTGCTGGGGATAGTACTGGCAACAGGCCTGGTGGTGGATGACGGTATAGTAGTAACGGAGAATATCTATAAAAAGGTGGAGGCTGGTATGGCTATCCGCAAAGCGGCTTTTGAAGGCTCGGCCGAGATCTTTTTCGCGGTGGTATCCACATCGGTTACGTTGGCCGCTGTGTTTTTACCCATTGTGTTTTTACAGGGCTTCACCGGTCGTTTATTCCGCGAATTTGCGGTGGTGGTAGCGGGGGCGGTGTTGATATCAGCGTTCGTGTCCCTGTCATTAACACCGATGCTTAACGTTAAGCTGATCCGTAAAAATCAAAAGAAATCGAAGTTTTACGAAAGAACAGAGCCATTCTTTGTAAATATGATCAACTCTTATTCAGAGTCGCTTGTTAAGTTTATGAAGCGTAAATGGGTATCGTTCGTTATTCTGGCGGCATCACTTGTTATTATTGGCATTCTGGTAAAAGTTATCCCATCTGAGCTTGCTCCGCTTGACGACCGCAGCTTACTCCGGTACAGCGTTACCGGATCGGAAGGTGCAACCTATGAATACATGACCCGCTACATGGATAAGGTATCCAACCTTGTTGCCGACTCCATTCCTGAGGCTAACGTTAACCTTGAAATTGTTTCACCGTCATTTGGCGGTGGCGGAGCTTCAAATACCGGCTTTGGTAGGGTAGGGCTTGTTGGCCCGGAGGAGCGTAAGCGTACCCAGCAGGAACTTGCCGACTGGTTGAATGGCAAACTGCGTAAAATGCCTGATGCCCGTGCTATTGTGGTGCAGGAGCAAACCATCAGCGGCGGCGGTTCAGGTTCAAAAACATCGTTACCGGTTCAGTATGTTATCCAGAACCAGGATTTTGAAAAGATCCGGAAGGTGCTGCCAACTTTTTTTGCCGAGGTATCAAAAAGCCCGGTTTTCCAGGGGACAGACGTTAACCTGAAATTTACCAAGCCTGAGCTGCGCGTGGTTACCGACCGTGAGCGCGCCCGCGATTTGGGTGTTTCGGTTGATGATATAGCTCAAACGCTGCAATTGTATTACAGCGCCGGCCGTTTGGATTACTTCCTGATAAACGGTAAGCAATATCAGGTAATAGCACAGGTTGACCGTGCCAACCGCGATCAGCCGCTCGATCTGCGGTCTATTTACGTACGCAGCTCAAAAGGCACTTTGGTGCAGCTGGATAACGTAGTTAAAACTACCGAAGGAGCAACGCCGCCCGCTATTTACCATTTTAACCGCTACAAATCAGCAACACTCTCGGCCGGGTTGGCCCCGGGTTATACTGTTGGGGATGGTATCAAGGAAATGGACAGGATTTCGAAAAGTCTGCTCGATGATACTTTTAGTACTGCGCTAAGCGGTCCTTCGCGTGACTACGCCGAAGGTTCATCAAACATTCTCTTTGCATTCGGTTTCGCGTTGTTGCTCATCTACCTGGTGCTTGCAGCCCAGTTTGAAAGCTTTATGGATCCGCTTATTGTGATGCTTACCGTGCCGCTGGCTATCTCTGGCGCATTTTTATCACTGTGGCTGTTTAACCAAACCCTTAATATTTTCAGCGAGATCGGGATCATTACCCTCGTGGGCTTAGTAACCAAAAATGGTATTTTGATTGTGGAGTTTGCCAACCAGCGTATGGAGCAGGGCGTAGCCAAATATGAGGCTGTTGTTGAAGCTGCCACGGCGCGTTTACGCCCGATATTAATGACAAGTTTGGCCGTGGTGCTCGGTGCCGTACCTATCGCGTTTGCATTGGGTGCCGGTGCAAAAAGCCGTGTATCATTAGGTATTGTTATTATGGGTGGGATGTTATTTTCACTGGTGCTAACCCTGTACATTATCCCGATGATGTATTTGCTGCTGGCCGCTAAATCCCGTAAAGATCACGACCATGACCCAGAGGATCTGGCTGCCGAAGCCGAAATAGCTGAGGCCGCCCGTCACCCACATCACCACGAACCTAAACTGATCGAAAACCTGTAA
- a CDS encoding cytochrome b/b6 domain-containing protein, which yields MKVIKEKHPLLMRWTHWVNFPILTIMIWSGLLIYWANDTYTFTLFGVTFIRFFPQEFYDALHIPKRLAEGMAFHFLFMWFFALNGFLYVSYTIISGQWRELVPNKHSFKEAWLVILHDLHIRKMAPPQNKYNAAQRIAYTAIIVMGFGSLITGLAIYKPVQFNYLAWLCGGYHLARIWHFVLTIGYVLFFLVHVVQVVLAGWNNFRSVISGFEVIDEKPQPAIQIQNDEINEKAE from the coding sequence ATGAAAGTGATTAAAGAAAAACACCCGCTGTTAATGCGCTGGACACACTGGGTAAACTTCCCTATCCTGACCATCATGATCTGGAGCGGGCTGCTTATTTACTGGGCTAACGACACCTATACGTTCACGCTTTTTGGCGTTACTTTTATCCGGTTTTTTCCGCAGGAGTTTTATGACGCCTTGCATATCCCAAAACGTTTGGCCGAGGGTATGGCTTTCCACTTTTTGTTTATGTGGTTTTTCGCGCTGAACGGGTTTCTGTACGTATCATACACCATTATATCCGGTCAGTGGCGGGAACTGGTGCCCAATAAACATTCATTTAAAGAAGCCTGGCTGGTGATTTTGCACGACCTGCATATCCGTAAAATGGCGCCACCTCAAAACAAATACAACGCCGCCCAACGTATTGCCTACACCGCCATAATTGTAATGGGCTTTGGCTCGTTAATTACAGGACTGGCCATATACAAGCCGGTACAGTTTAATTACCTGGCCTGGCTTTGCGGCGGTTACCATTTAGCGCGCATATGGCATTTTGTACTCACCATTGGTTATGTGTTGTTTTTCCTGGTACATGTTGTACAGGTTGTACTTGCCGGCTGGAACAATTTCAGATCGGTTATTTCGGGCTTTGAGGTGATTGACGAAAAACCGCAACCCGCTATTCAAATTCAAAACGATGAAATTAACGAAAAAGCTGAGTAA
- a CDS encoding DUF1223 domain-containing protein gives MEKIKVIALVPLLIGAIALSVAFTNCKNTAKGNSKTPVFDGKGFALVELFTSEGCSSCPSADNLVAKVQKEIGDKPIYILAYHVDYWNRLGWKDVFSSADYSKRQNEYANWLNLSQVYTPQIVVNGKTEFVGSQEGALRNAIKAGLQGNSSTRLMLNATRNANNSASVQYKIEGETDNPHSVISLALVQKQAVVKVERGENGGRTLAHTQIVRNLQTIPLNNTSGNANIALPAGFDTQGWEIIGFVQNTGNGNILSAAKTSFKVSADSGGPGEAKNIQ, from the coding sequence ATGGAAAAGATCAAAGTAATCGCGCTCGTGCCGCTTTTAATCGGCGCGATAGCTCTTTCAGTCGCTTTTACTAATTGTAAAAATACAGCCAAAGGAAATAGTAAAACGCCGGTGTTTGATGGTAAAGGCTTTGCATTGGTAGAGCTATTCACTTCTGAAGGATGCTCAAGCTGTCCATCGGCCGATAACCTGGTGGCCAAAGTGCAGAAAGAAATTGGCGATAAGCCCATTTATATTTTAGCCTACCATGTTGATTATTGGAACCGTCTTGGCTGGAAAGATGTTTTCAGCAGTGCCGATTATTCGAAACGGCAAAATGAGTACGCTAATTGGTTGAACCTGTCGCAGGTATATACCCCGCAGATTGTGGTTAATGGCAAAACGGAATTTGTAGGTTCGCAGGAAGGCGCTTTACGCAACGCCATCAAAGCCGGGCTGCAAGGCAACAGCAGTACAAGGTTAATGCTCAACGCTACACGCAATGCCAACAATTCAGCTTCGGTACAATATAAAATTGAAGGAGAAACAGATAACCCACACAGTGTAATATCCCTCGCATTGGTTCAAAAACAAGCTGTTGTAAAAGTTGAGCGTGGCGAAAATGGCGGCCGCACACTGGCACATACCCAAATTGTACGCAACCTGCAAACAATCCCTTTAAACAACACAAGCGGCAACGCGAACATCGCCTTACCCGCAGGGTTTGATACCCAGGGATGGGAAATAATAGGCTTTGTGCAAAATACCGGTAACGGAAATATTTTAAGCGCGGCAAAGACCTCATTTAAAGTATCGGCAGATAGCGGCGGCCCAGGGGAAGCTAAAAACATACAATAG
- a CDS encoding MFS transporter: MPADKPPLSKQLAYACGMIGWSIMTNIIIVMLPYFYLPPSNARLTPLVPQLLLFGVFNIMSAITASGRLVDAFFDPFIASLSDKSENRKGRRIPYMKWAIIPAVVFCSLTFCPLVKGESIHNAYWLVFTLICFFMGATAYIIPYNALLPELTRTGAERVELSSLQQVGFVIGIILSAMVNNFADWLQSFTHITSRDTAVQYTIWGLAIFAGLVMLVPVFAIDEKRYSNSQPSHLPLLPAIQKTFANRNFKYYLISDFSFYMALSIISSGLLFFLKSLLGLPESLGGELMGSMVLVSLVFYPLVNYLSKKIGKKPIVIFSFGLLSLVFIAIFFLGKFPMAPKVQIYALVLSASFPLASLGILPNAILAEIAQNDAQQTGENREGMFFAVKYLFVKLGQTLGIALFAFLTVYGKDPGNDYGLRLNGICGCVLCLLAIVFFSRFREDEKRVSS, from the coding sequence ATGCCAGCGGATAAACCACCACTTTCCAAACAGCTTGCCTATGCCTGCGGAATGATAGGCTGGAGCATCATGACCAATATTATTATTGTGATGCTGCCCTACTTTTATTTGCCGCCAAGTAATGCCCGGCTTACTCCCTTAGTTCCCCAGCTGCTGCTTTTCGGGGTGTTTAATATCATGTCGGCCATAACTGCTTCGGGGCGTTTGGTTGATGCTTTTTTTGATCCTTTTATTGCTTCGCTAAGCGATAAAAGCGAAAACCGCAAAGGCAGGCGAATCCCATATATGAAATGGGCCATTATTCCGGCTGTTGTTTTTTGCTCCCTTACTTTTTGCCCGCTGGTAAAGGGCGAAAGCATCCACAACGCATACTGGCTCGTTTTTACCCTTATCTGCTTTTTTATGGGCGCTACGGCCTACATTATACCCTATAATGCGCTGCTCCCCGAGCTTACACGCACCGGCGCCGAACGGGTTGAATTATCATCCTTGCAACAGGTTGGTTTTGTGATAGGCATTATCCTGTCGGCCATGGTAAACAACTTTGCCGATTGGTTACAAAGTTTCACACATATTACCAGTCGTGATACCGCGGTACAATATACCATTTGGGGACTTGCAATTTTTGCAGGGCTGGTGATGCTCGTACCTGTGTTTGCCATTGATGAAAAACGATATTCAAACAGTCAGCCATCGCACCTGCCATTGCTGCCTGCTATTCAAAAAACTTTCGCAAACCGCAATTTTAAATATTATCTCATCTCAGACTTTTCGTTTTATATGGCGCTCAGCATCATATCAAGCGGACTGTTATTCTTTTTAAAATCGTTGCTGGGACTGCCCGAATCTCTGGGCGGCGAATTGATGGGCTCCATGGTTCTGGTATCCCTGGTGTTTTATCCACTGGTAAATTATCTCAGTAAAAAAATAGGAAAAAAACCGATTGTGATATTTTCTTTTGGTTTGCTGAGCCTCGTTTTTATAGCCATATTTTTCCTGGGAAAATTTCCTATGGCACCAAAAGTACAGATCTATGCTTTGGTACTCAGCGCCTCTTTTCCGCTGGCTTCGTTAGGTATATTACCCAACGCTATTCTTGCCGAAATAGCCCAAAACGACGCCCAACAAACCGGTGAAAACCGGGAGGGCATGTTCTTCGCGGTAAAATACCTGTTTGTAAAACTCGGCCAAACGCTGGGGATAGCATTGTTTGCTTTCCTGACGGTGTATGGTAAAGATCCGGGCAATGATTACGGACTGCGTTTAAATGGTATTTGCGGCTGTGTGCTATGCCTGCTGGCAATCGTGTTCTTCAGCAGGTTTAGGGAAGACGAGAAGCGGGTAAGTAGTTAA
- a CDS encoding molybdopterin-dependent oxidoreductase, which produces MKLTKKLSKVFSKNKAPKKELTVEQKISRRNFIAFGSFLALGSAAYGGWRWLYTSPEETGGITAGAHGPLRDVLNANEKVVRQLYSNHNLVKTYPKEMAAKVVRHNSDIGSEGLIDVDAWKLSVKKNSGEVLNIGIDEIRKLPKTEIIYDFKCVEGWDQISHWGGVKFSDFIAHFKLDAETQFEYVGMETPDKEYYVGVDMPSAMHPQTLLAYEVNEKPLPPKHGAPLRLIIPVKYGIKNLKRIGSINFSNTRPPDYWAEQGYDYYAGL; this is translated from the coding sequence ATGAAATTAACGAAAAAGCTGAGTAAGGTTTTCAGCAAAAATAAAGCCCCCAAAAAGGAGCTTACTGTTGAGCAGAAGATAAGTCGCCGCAATTTTATCGCCTTCGGTAGTTTCCTGGCTTTGGGCAGCGCGGCTTATGGCGGCTGGCGCTGGCTGTACACTTCGCCCGAAGAAACAGGCGGCATAACCGCAGGTGCCCATGGCCCATTACGTGACGTACTTAACGCCAACGAAAAAGTAGTGCGCCAGTTATACAGCAATCACAACCTTGTAAAAACTTATCCAAAAGAAATGGCAGCCAAAGTGGTGCGCCATAACAGCGATATAGGATCGGAAGGACTAATTGATGTAGATGCCTGGAAATTATCAGTCAAAAAAAATAGCGGCGAGGTGCTGAATATTGGTATCGACGAAATAAGGAAACTACCCAAAACCGAAATCATTTATGATTTTAAATGTGTTGAGGGCTGGGACCAGATCTCGCACTGGGGCGGTGTAAAATTCAGCGATTTTATAGCGCATTTTAAGCTTGACGCCGAAACTCAATTTGAATATGTTGGCATGGAGACACCCGATAAGGAATATTATGTGGGGGTTGATATGCCGAGCGCTATGCACCCGCAAACCTTACTGGCCTATGAGGTAAATGAAAAACCGCTGCCGCCTAAACATGGCGCGCCGTTACGGCTCATTATTCCGGTTAAATATGGCATCAAAAACCTGAAGCGGATTGGGAGTATCAACTTTAGCAATACCCGCCCCCCCGATTACTGGGCCGAACAGGGATATGATTATTACGCCGGGTTGTAA
- a CDS encoding sigma-70 family RNA polymerase sigma factor encodes MISETNVLNPHKWVATYADYLYMYAIVRINDEDLAKDLVQETFLAALERVDRFEGRSTERTWLTAILKNKIIDVYRKKSSGLAIAAANKATQEQDEFFDEGNGHWKPEYAPQPIAGMDEQDPLLKKELNKILQLCLQKLPALWNAVFTMKHIDDAATEHICTELHVTQANFWVIIHRAKVNLRACLQKNWN; translated from the coding sequence ATGATATCCGAAACTAATGTATTAAACCCGCACAAATGGGTTGCCACCTATGCCGATTACCTGTATATGTATGCCATTGTGCGTATCAATGACGAGGACCTGGCTAAAGACCTGGTGCAGGAAACTTTTTTAGCAGCGCTTGAAAGGGTTGACAGGTTTGAGGGCAGGAGCACCGAACGAACGTGGCTTACAGCAATTCTTAAAAATAAAATTATTGATGTGTACCGGAAAAAATCGTCAGGCTTGGCTATAGCTGCTGCAAATAAAGCCACACAGGAGCAGGATGAATTTTTTGATGAAGGGAATGGTCATTGGAAACCTGAGTATGCGCCGCAACCCATTGCCGGGATGGATGAGCAGGATCCATTATTGAAAAAGGAACTGAACAAAATTTTACAATTATGCCTGCAAAAGCTCCCTGCACTGTGGAACGCGGTTTTTACCATGAAGCACATTGATGATGCCGCAACCGAGCATATTTGCACCGAACTTCATGTTACCCAGGCTAATTTCTGGGTAATTATTCACCGGGCAAAAGTTAACCTGAGGGCTTGCCTCCAAAAAAACTGGAATTAA
- a CDS encoding MarR family winged helix-turn-helix transcriptional regulator yields the protein MELIEPISRKLLRLGKLYLDVLVKQTAHLEVTRYHYILSLIYVHDGQLTQNALAHMLGKDKSAMVNIINLLSSRGFVYRENNPNDRRQQLLRVTEKAKLAVPQILETFENINTDITDGISEADMQVFESVLTRMHKNLKPLISPETTLQAKPHTD from the coding sequence ATGGAACTGATTGAACCTATTTCGCGCAAGCTGCTCCGCTTGGGTAAATTGTACCTGGATGTACTGGTAAAGCAAACCGCTCATCTGGAAGTTACAAGGTACCATTATATCCTTTCGCTCATTTATGTTCATGACGGACAGCTTACGCAAAACGCGCTGGCGCATATGCTGGGCAAGGATAAATCGGCCATGGTGAACATCATTAACCTGCTATCGTCAAGAGGATTTGTTTACCGCGAAAATAACCCGAACGACAGGCGCCAACAATTACTACGGGTAACCGAAAAGGCTAAACTGGCCGTACCCCAGATACTCGAAACATTTGAAAACATAAACACTGATATTACCGATGGCATATCTGAAGCCGATATGCAGGTGTTTGAAAGTGTACTTACCCGGATGCACAAAAATTTAAAACCATTAATATCACCCGAAACAACCCTACAAGCTAAACCACACACGGATTAA